From one bacterium genomic stretch:
- a CDS encoding chromosome partitioning protein ParB: protein MTRDTELSSLDLRYECYRMKNPAIEVKLLASIHERGIDEPLEGVDVEGKAILLNGFKRYRCARKLGMEIVPYVSLGEDEAAGIVAVLRASNNRSLTLLEQAHFLDDLLRLHRMTTAEIAETLARSKSWVSMRVGLFGEMSGKIAEKVFSGAFPAYAYMYTLRPFMRMNGIPKQDVEAFVEAVSGKKLSLREIEQLAHGYFRGPEWFRQEVDRGHLTLVLEKMNQVPPPAEGCNEFERVLLKDLEIVQKYLARVLSKGQSKKIENRAFHAQAHFLLGGILSRFSAFRKALGELHDRTAKA from the coding sequence ATGACACGAGATACCGAGCTTTCCAGCTTGGACCTGCGCTATGAGTGTTACCGGATGAAGAATCCCGCGATCGAAGTGAAGCTCCTGGCCTCGATCCATGAGCGCGGGATCGATGAGCCCCTCGAGGGCGTGGACGTCGAAGGCAAGGCCATCCTGCTGAACGGTTTCAAACGCTACCGGTGTGCGCGCAAGCTGGGGATGGAGATCGTCCCTTATGTGTCACTCGGTGAAGACGAGGCTGCGGGGATCGTCGCGGTACTACGTGCGTCGAACAACAGGAGCCTGACCCTCCTCGAGCAAGCCCACTTCCTCGACGATCTGCTGCGCCTGCACCGGATGACGACGGCCGAGATCGCGGAGACGCTCGCGCGCAGCAAATCGTGGGTCAGCATGCGCGTGGGACTCTTCGGCGAGATGAGTGGCAAGATCGCCGAGAAGGTCTTCAGCGGGGCCTTCCCGGCCTACGCGTACATGTACACGTTGCGTCCATTCATGCGCATGAACGGGATTCCCAAGCAGGACGTGGAAGCGTTCGTCGAGGCCGTGAGCGGCAAGAAGCTGAGCCTTCGGGAGATCGAGCAGTTGGCCCATGGGTACTTCCGCGGGCCGGAGTGGTTTCGCCAGGAAGTCGATCGCGGCCATCTCACACTGGTGCTGGAGAAGATGAACCAGGTGCCGCCTCCGGCGGAAGGCTGCAACGAGTTCGAACGGGTGCTCTTGAAGGACCTGGAGATCGTGCAGAAGTACCTGGCTCGAGTGCTGAGCAAGGGCCAGAGCAAGAAAATCGAGAACCGGGCGTTTCACGCGCAGGCCCATTTCCTGTTGGGGGGAATCCTGAGCCGTTTCAGCGCCTTCAGGAAAGCACTAGGAGAACTCCATGATCGAACCGCAAAAGCGTAA